A genomic segment from Streptomyces sp. NBC_00459 encodes:
- a CDS encoding N-6 DNA methylase, with protein MQDNATEVTAAGIARLAGVGRAAVSNWRRRHADFPKPVGGTETSPAFALAEVESWLRRQGKLAEVPLRERVWQQLVGHPEGPATALVHAGCVLLLIHDRPTVWLELGAVSDERLAARLPGTLEQVIAPRFGVAGRRRVHTSPAARGVHTAPAAQGVHSPTDVRGVHTLPGERGASAVNEPGGVNIQGAVNTPPGVHAAAPAAGVHTSPPASGVHTTPAPPRVHSEPPVHSGSVAGTSAAAPAVHTPTGPELLPSVPLLRGVAELAAEMGARQAYEFLVGRHLDANPRQYTLTPAELAALMGDLAGPARTVLDPACGTGALLRAVPARGAREVERDDSERELYGQDSAPELAALTALRLALQGRNVVVRTAAGDTLRADAYPGLRADVVLCHPPFNERNWGHDELAYDARWEYGFPARNESELAWVQHALARLRDGGTAVLLMPPAAASRRSGRRIRADLLRRGALRAVIALPVGAAPPYNIPLHLWVLRRPDKAPAQPEVLLADTGTVAEHSGRGGLDWEAVRTAVLGAWRPFERAGTAVEQPGVARSVPVIELLDDDVDLAPARHLPLATAGDGEHLSDVRERLGETLRLTVDLTPPAPAGPTEEQPGRWPLITIGELARGGALVMRTGGNGGHARVPVLTDQDVLAGTAPSGTLPESDEAAVRVAAGDVVVPILGGGSVARVVDDATAGAVLGRSLVLLRPDPAALDPWFLAGFLRGTANNRQASSYASTATRLDVRRLQLPRLPLDEQRRYGARFRALAEFEEALRRASRLGGQLVRGMYDGLTDGTVAPD; from the coding sequence GTGCAGGACAACGCCACGGAAGTGACCGCCGCCGGCATCGCACGGCTCGCGGGCGTCGGCCGCGCCGCCGTCAGCAACTGGCGCCGCCGTCACGCCGACTTCCCCAAGCCGGTCGGCGGCACCGAGACCAGCCCCGCCTTCGCCCTCGCCGAGGTCGAGTCCTGGCTCCGCCGCCAGGGGAAACTCGCCGAAGTGCCCCTCCGTGAACGTGTCTGGCAGCAACTCGTCGGCCACCCCGAGGGCCCGGCCACCGCCCTCGTCCACGCCGGCTGCGTCCTGCTGCTCATCCACGACCGCCCGACCGTCTGGCTGGAGCTCGGCGCGGTCTCCGACGAGCGCCTCGCCGCCCGCCTCCCCGGCACGCTGGAGCAGGTGATCGCCCCGCGGTTCGGCGTCGCGGGGAGGCGCAGGGTTCACACCTCGCCTGCCGCGCGGGGAGTTCACACGGCTCCCGCCGCGCAAGGGGTTCACAGTCCGACTGATGTTCGGGGGGTTCACACCCTTCCGGGTGAGCGTGGTGCGTCGGCTGTGAACGAGCCGGGGGGCGTGAACATCCAGGGTGCTGTGAACACTCCGCCCGGCGTACACGCCGCTGCTCCCGCAGCCGGTGTGCACACGTCCCCTCCCGCATCCGGCGTTCACACCACCCCCGCCCCGCCCCGCGTGCACAGCGAGCCCCCCGTACACAGCGGCAGCGTCGCCGGCACCTCCGCAGCCGCCCCCGCCGTACACACCCCCACCGGCCCCGAACTCCTCCCCTCCGTCCCCCTCCTCCGCGGCGTCGCCGAGCTCGCCGCCGAGATGGGGGCACGGCAGGCGTACGAGTTCCTGGTCGGGCGGCATCTCGACGCCAACCCGCGGCAGTACACGCTCACCCCGGCCGAGCTCGCCGCGCTCATGGGGGACCTCGCCGGCCCGGCGCGCACCGTGCTCGATCCGGCCTGCGGCACCGGCGCGCTGCTGCGGGCCGTTCCGGCGCGCGGTGCGCGGGAGGTCGAACGGGACGATTCCGAGCGGGAGTTGTACGGCCAGGACAGTGCCCCGGAGCTGGCCGCGCTCACCGCCCTCCGGCTCGCGCTCCAGGGCCGGAACGTGGTCGTACGCACGGCAGCCGGGGACACGCTCCGCGCGGACGCGTACCCCGGGCTCAGGGCGGACGTGGTCCTCTGCCATCCGCCGTTCAACGAGCGCAACTGGGGGCACGACGAACTCGCCTACGACGCCCGCTGGGAGTACGGGTTCCCGGCCCGCAACGAGTCCGAGCTGGCCTGGGTGCAGCATGCGCTCGCCCGGCTCAGGGACGGCGGCACCGCCGTGCTGCTGATGCCGCCGGCCGCCGCCTCCCGGCGTTCGGGGCGCCGTATCCGCGCCGATCTGCTGCGGCGCGGTGCGCTGCGCGCGGTGATCGCGCTGCCGGTCGGCGCGGCACCCCCGTACAACATCCCGCTGCACCTGTGGGTGCTGCGGCGGCCCGACAAGGCGCCCGCGCAGCCCGAGGTGCTGCTCGCCGACACGGGGACGGTCGCCGAGCACAGCGGGCGCGGGGGGCTCGACTGGGAGGCCGTGCGCACCGCCGTTCTCGGCGCCTGGCGGCCCTTCGAGCGAGCCGGCACGGCGGTCGAGCAGCCCGGGGTGGCGCGTTCCGTGCCCGTCATCGAACTCCTCGACGACGACGTCGACCTCGCCCCGGCCCGCCACCTCCCGCTCGCCACCGCGGGCGACGGCGAGCACCTGAGCGACGTACGGGAGCGCCTGGGCGAGACCCTGCGGCTGACCGTCGACCTCACTCCGCCCGCCCCCGCCGGACCCACCGAGGAACAGCCCGGGCGCTGGCCGCTCATCACCATCGGCGAACTCGCGCGCGGGGGCGCCCTGGTGATGCGTACCGGCGGAAACGGCGGCCACGCGCGCGTGCCCGTGCTCACCGACCAGGACGTCCTCGCCGGAACCGCTCCCTCCGGCACACTGCCCGAGAGCGACGAGGCGGCCGTGCGGGTGGCGGCGGGCGACGTCGTCGTGCCGATCCTCGGCGGCGGATCCGTCGCGCGCGTGGTCGACGACGCGACCGCGGGGGCCGTTCTCGGCCGCAGCCTCGTCCTCCTGCGGCCCGATCCGGCCGCCCTCGACCCGTGGTTCCTCGCCGGTTTCCTGCGCGGCACCGCCAACAACCGCCAGGCCAGCAGCTACGCGTCCACCGCGACCCGGCTCGACGTGCGCCGACTGCAACTGCCCCGACTGCCGCTGGACGAACAGCGGCGCTACGGCGCGCGGTTCAGGGCGCTCGCCGAGTTCGAGGAGGCCCTGCGCCGCGCGAGCCGGCTCGGCGGACAGCTCGTACGGGGCATGTACGACGGGCTGACGGACGGGACCGTCGCGCCCGACTGA
- a CDS encoding protein kinase domain-containing protein, with protein sequence MSTLIGQGGMGQVWTAYDQRLDRRVAVKLLRPDKVAGQEADELRRRFVRECRVTAQVDHPGLVTVHDAGSEGEELFLVMQYVDGADLSDHLAEHDPYPWQWAVAVAAQLCAVLSAVHAVPIVHRDLKPRNVMVKQDGTVTVLDLGVASVMDTDTTRLTHTGSPIGSPAYMAPEQAMGGAVGPYTDLYALGVLLHELLSGDVPFSGSTALGVLHRHLYEPPLPVRRLRPEVPDSLEALVLRLLAKDPQHRPASAQEVYEHLALLLPERGMPTGAPLDPTRPFLRPHAPWPDRARTPAPQPTAAPAADRPDVARAVDEVKRLLGEGRITQAVDILGGILPAAAEQHGEHSPVVRTLRKQYAATLMDDGQYRRALPELRRLADERAAEAGQADPQALRFRYEAAQCLEQLGEPAAALAEYRALLPYYENQYVAGDPELALDVRRRIGHLLLALGDRTAARDTLARLLHDVERTRGPGHPLAAEIRRTLEWLGQVRG encoded by the coding sequence CTGTCCACGCTCATCGGACAGGGCGGCATGGGCCAGGTGTGGACCGCGTACGACCAGCGGCTCGACCGGCGCGTGGCCGTGAAACTGCTGCGCCCGGACAAGGTCGCCGGCCAGGAGGCCGACGAACTGCGGCGCCGCTTCGTGCGCGAGTGCCGGGTGACCGCGCAGGTCGACCACCCCGGCCTGGTCACGGTCCACGACGCGGGCAGCGAGGGCGAGGAACTGTTCCTCGTCATGCAGTACGTCGACGGCGCCGACCTCTCCGACCACCTCGCCGAACACGACCCCTACCCCTGGCAGTGGGCGGTCGCGGTGGCCGCGCAACTGTGCGCCGTGCTGAGCGCCGTGCACGCCGTGCCGATCGTCCACCGCGACCTCAAGCCGCGCAACGTGATGGTGAAGCAGGACGGCACGGTCACCGTCCTCGACCTGGGCGTCGCCTCCGTCATGGACACGGACACGACCCGCCTCACCCACACCGGTTCACCCATCGGCTCGCCCGCCTACATGGCCCCCGAGCAGGCGATGGGCGGCGCGGTCGGCCCGTACACGGACCTGTACGCACTCGGCGTACTCCTCCACGAACTCCTCAGCGGGGACGTGCCGTTCTCCGGCTCGACGGCCCTCGGGGTGCTCCACCGGCACCTGTACGAGCCGCCACTGCCCGTGCGCCGCCTCAGACCCGAGGTACCCGATTCGCTGGAAGCGCTGGTCCTGCGGCTGCTCGCCAAGGACCCGCAGCACCGGCCCGCCTCCGCGCAGGAGGTGTACGAGCACCTGGCGCTGCTCCTCCCGGAGCGAGGGATGCCCACCGGGGCACCCCTCGACCCCACGCGCCCCTTCCTGCGCCCGCACGCCCCCTGGCCGGACCGCGCCCGCACCCCCGCGCCCCAGCCGACGGCAGCCCCGGCCGCCGACAGACCCGACGTCGCCAGAGCCGTCGACGAGGTCAAACGCCTCCTCGGCGAGGGCCGGATCACCCAGGCCGTCGACATCCTCGGCGGGATCCTGCCCGCCGCCGCCGAACAGCACGGCGAGCACTCCCCGGTCGTCCGCACCCTGCGCAAGCAGTACGCGGCCACCCTCATGGACGACGGCCAGTACCGCCGCGCCCTGCCCGAACTGCGCCGCCTCGCCGACGAACGAGCCGCCGAGGCAGGCCAGGCCGACCCCCAGGCGCTGCGCTTCCGCTACGAGGCCGCCCAGTGCCTCGAACAGCTCGGCGAACCCGCGGCGGCCCTCGCCGAGTACCGCGCCCTGCTGCCGTACTACGAGAACCAGTACGTCGCCGGCGACCCGGAACTCGCCCTGGACGTCCGCCGCCGCATCGGCCACCTCCTCCTCGCCCTCGGCGACCGCACCGCCGCCCGCGACACCCTCGCCCGCCTCCTCCACGACGTGGAACGCACCCGCGGCCCCGGGCACCCACTGGCGGCGGAGATCCGGCGGACACTGGAGTGGCTGGGACAGGTGCGCGGCTAG
- a CDS encoding glycoside hydrolase domain-containing protein, with protein sequence MSSHRQSKKRRYVTWAAAGAAVVAGAGIAAQSSMAATTWPAQRTYTGRAFDTCTAPSLAAMKAWRTNNFYGAAAVYIGGKNRGCAQPNLTASWVKSVSAQGWKLIPLYVGAQPSCQTGSSPEKITAATAASLGATDAADAVTKASALGMKAGSPVYLDMESYDITNKACNDAVLTYVRAFDKTLQAKTYRTGYYGFTSSSAKAIAQATDRTNLPGNMWYALWDKQNTTTADWPFAATQWTNHSRAHQYMVNSKETRGGYTITVDRNAWDAPVAITG encoded by the coding sequence GTGTCCAGTCACCGGCAGTCCAAGAAGCGCCGATACGTCACCTGGGCGGCGGCCGGCGCGGCCGTCGTCGCCGGGGCCGGGATCGCCGCGCAGTCGTCGATGGCCGCCACCACCTGGCCCGCCCAGCGCACCTACACCGGCCGCGCGTTCGACACCTGCACCGCGCCCTCCCTCGCCGCGATGAAGGCCTGGCGCACCAACAACTTCTACGGTGCCGCAGCCGTCTACATAGGCGGCAAGAACCGCGGCTGCGCCCAGCCCAACCTCACCGCGTCCTGGGTGAAGTCGGTCAGTGCACAGGGCTGGAAACTCATCCCCCTGTACGTCGGCGCCCAGCCCTCCTGCCAGACCGGCTCCAGCCCCGAGAAGATCACCGCCGCCACGGCCGCCTCCCTCGGCGCGACGGACGCGGCGGACGCGGTGACGAAGGCCTCGGCGCTCGGTATGAAGGCCGGCAGCCCGGTCTACCTCGACATGGAGTCGTACGACATCACGAACAAGGCGTGCAACGACGCCGTACTGACGTACGTACGCGCCTTCGACAAGACGCTGCAGGCCAAGACGTACCGCACCGGCTACTACGGCTTCACCAGCTCCAGCGCGAAGGCGATCGCCCAGGCCACCGACCGCACCAACCTGCCGGGCAACATGTGGTACGCCCTGTGGGACAAGCAGAACACCACCACCGCGGACTGGCCCTTCGCCGCCACCCAGTGGACCAACCACAGCCGGGCCCACCAGTACATGGTCAACAGCAAGGAGACGCGCGGCGGTTACACGATCACCGTGGACCGCAACGCGTGGGACGCACCGGTGGCGATCACCGGCTGA
- a CDS encoding SurA N-terminal domain-containing protein — MHRRRRTALFLSAAIVAAAPLLTACGNDAHPGAAAVVGGQRITVAQLESRVNEVRAAQRAATADQAQYAQAVARTGSLTRDTLHTMVLDRVLNQAAKNAGVTVTRKDVQTLRASLEQQAGSAKALTDAWLQQYGVAPARLDDSLHTEIVAQKLAAALGADMNSPDGQATFWKAMSEASKTLDVDLNPRYGSWDVQKSSRVDAKTPWLREITAAQTAQDTA; from the coding sequence GTGCACCGCCGTCGTCGCACCGCGCTCTTCCTCTCCGCCGCGATCGTCGCCGCGGCACCCCTCCTCACCGCCTGCGGAAACGACGCGCACCCCGGCGCGGCGGCCGTCGTCGGCGGGCAGCGGATCACGGTCGCGCAGCTGGAGAGCAGGGTGAACGAGGTACGCGCGGCGCAGCGGGCGGCCACCGCGGACCAGGCCCAGTACGCGCAGGCCGTCGCCAGAACCGGCAGCCTCACCCGGGACACCCTGCACACGATGGTCCTCGACCGCGTCCTGAACCAGGCCGCGAAGAACGCGGGCGTGACCGTGACCCGCAAGGACGTCCAGACCCTGCGCGCCTCCCTGGAACAGCAGGCGGGCAGCGCGAAGGCGCTGACGGACGCCTGGCTCCAGCAGTACGGCGTCGCCCCGGCACGCCTCGACGACAGCCTGCACACCGAGATCGTGGCCCAGAAACTGGCCGCCGCGCTCGGCGCCGACATGAACTCGCCGGACGGCCAGGCCACGTTCTGGAAGGCGATGTCCGAGGCCTCGAAGACCCTCGACGTCGACCTCAACCCGCGCTACGGCAGCTGGGACGTCCAGAAGAGCAGCCGCGTCGACGCGAAGACACCCTGGCTACGGGAGATCACGGCGGCACAGACGGCCCAGGACACGGCGTGA
- a CDS encoding nucleoside triphosphate pyrophosphohydrolase, producing the protein MNATSGFETAPETETDPGRVVLLTTSHRVAPGLLSWPAWQTLHAADRVLCADGTHPQLPYLRDAGIPVAEIAPTAEELIDACAGGRTVVVVTTGEGDPALTDGLARLAGSGRVRMPDLELLPASYDLPGARLLDLVQVMDRIRLECPWSSRQTHKGLAKYGIEEAYELVEAIEDGDRDELREELGDVLLQVVFHARIAEEGIEEEGEEGTAPFSIDDVAAGIVTKLIHRHPHVFGDETASTPEDVKEHWLRTKAVEKRRESVTDGVPLGQPGLALAAKLASRVHTAGLDVPLPQGEGIGYELLEMAVRAETEGVDPEAALRAAARAYRDAVRVREGVAGATAGE; encoded by the coding sequence GTGAACGCAACCAGCGGCTTCGAGACCGCTCCGGAGACGGAGACCGACCCCGGTCGTGTCGTCCTGCTCACCACCAGCCACCGCGTCGCGCCAGGCCTGCTGTCCTGGCCCGCCTGGCAGACGCTGCACGCGGCCGACCGGGTGCTGTGCGCGGACGGTACGCATCCGCAGCTCCCGTATCTGCGGGACGCCGGCATACCGGTCGCCGAGATCGCCCCGACCGCCGAGGAGCTGATCGACGCCTGCGCCGGAGGCCGGACGGTCGTGGTCGTGACGACGGGCGAGGGCGACCCGGCCCTCACGGACGGCCTGGCACGCCTCGCGGGCTCCGGCCGCGTGCGGATGCCGGACCTGGAACTCCTCCCCGCCTCCTACGACCTCCCCGGCGCCCGCCTCCTCGACCTCGTCCAGGTCATGGACCGCATCCGCCTGGAGTGCCCGTGGTCCTCCCGCCAGACCCACAAGGGCCTGGCGAAGTACGGCATCGAGGAGGCGTACGAACTCGTCGAGGCGATCGAGGACGGCGACCGGGACGAGCTGCGGGAGGAGCTGGGGGACGTCCTTCTCCAGGTCGTCTTCCACGCGCGCATCGCCGAGGAGGGCATCGAGGAGGAAGGCGAGGAGGGCACCGCCCCGTTCTCGATCGACGACGTGGCGGCCGGCATCGTCACGAAGCTGATCCACCGCCACCCGCACGTCTTCGGCGACGAGACCGCGTCCACACCGGAGGACGTCAAGGAGCACTGGCTGCGCACCAAGGCCGTCGAGAAGCGGCGGGAGTCGGTGACGGACGGCGTGCCCCTGGGCCAGCCGGGCCTCGCACTGGCCGCGAAGCTGGCGTCGCGGGTGCACACGGCGGGCCTGGACGTCCCGCTGCCGCAGGGCGAGGGCATCGGATACGAACTGCTGGAGATGGCGGTACGCGCGGAGACGGAGGGCGTGGACCCGGAGGCGGCGCTGCGGGCGGCAGCGCGGGCCTATCGGGATGCGGTGCGGGTGAGGGAAGGGGTGGCCGGGGCGACTGCTGGGGAGTGA
- a CDS encoding cytochrome P450 family protein → MTNQPPATPPTPAPELFTWEFATDPYPAYAWLREHAPVHRTKLPSGVEAWLVTRYVDAKQALADPRLSKNPAHHDEPAHAKGKTGIPGERKAELMTHLLNIDPPDHTRLRRLVAKAFTPRRVAEFAPRVQELTDDLIDRFAANGSADLIHDFAFPLPIYAICDLLGVPREDQDDFRDWAGMMIRHGGGPRGGVARSVKKMRGYLAELIHRKREALSDVPEPGEDLISGLIRASDHGEHLTENEAAAMAFILLFAGFETTVNLIGNGVYALLTHPEQRARLQASLAVEDSSLLETGIEELLRYDGPVELATWRFATRPLSIGGQDIGAGDPVLVVLAAADRDPARFADPDTLDLGRRDNQHLGYGHGIHYCLGAPLARLEGRSALATLLTRLPDLQLGADPAELRWRGGLIMRGLRTLPVEFTPVRGTGRAAPEGS, encoded by the coding sequence GTGACCAACCAGCCCCCCGCCACGCCCCCGACCCCCGCTCCCGAACTCTTCACCTGGGAGTTCGCGACGGATCCCTACCCCGCCTACGCCTGGCTCCGTGAGCACGCGCCCGTGCACCGGACCAAGTTGCCCAGCGGCGTGGAGGCCTGGCTCGTCACCCGTTACGTCGATGCCAAGCAGGCCCTCGCCGACCCCCGGCTCTCCAAGAACCCCGCGCATCACGACGAGCCCGCGCACGCCAAGGGCAAGACCGGTATCCCCGGGGAGCGCAAGGCCGAGTTGATGACGCATCTGCTCAACATCGATCCGCCGGACCACACCAGGCTGCGGCGGCTCGTCGCCAAGGCGTTCACTCCGCGACGGGTCGCCGAGTTCGCGCCCCGGGTGCAGGAACTCACCGACGATCTCATCGACCGGTTCGCGGCGAACGGCTCCGCCGATCTCATCCACGACTTCGCCTTCCCACTGCCCATCTACGCGATCTGCGATCTGCTGGGCGTACCCCGTGAGGACCAGGACGACTTCAGGGACTGGGCCGGGATGATGATCCGGCACGGAGGAGGGCCCCGGGGCGGGGTCGCCCGGTCCGTCAAGAAGATGCGGGGCTATCTCGCCGAGCTGATCCACCGCAAGCGCGAGGCGCTGTCCGACGTCCCCGAACCCGGCGAGGACCTCATCTCCGGGCTCATCCGCGCCTCCGACCACGGCGAGCACCTCACCGAGAACGAGGCCGCCGCCATGGCCTTCATCCTCCTGTTCGCTGGTTTTGAGACCACAGTGAACTTGATCGGCAATGGGGTCTACGCCCTGCTCACCCACCCCGAGCAGCGCGCCCGCCTCCAGGCCTCCCTCGCCGTCGAGGACTCCTCCCTCCTCGAAACCGGCATCGAGGAACTCCTCCGCTACGACGGCCCCGTTGAGCTGGCCACCTGGCGCTTCGCCACCCGGCCGCTCAGCATCGGCGGACAGGACATCGGGGCCGGCGACCCCGTCCTGGTCGTCCTCGCCGCCGCCGACCGGGACCCGGCGCGGTTCGCCGACCCCGACACCCTCGATCTCGGCCGCCGGGACAACCAGCACCTCGGATACGGCCATGGCATCCACTACTGCCTCGGCGCCCCGCTCGCCCGACTGGAGGGGCGCAGCGCGCTGGCCACCCTCCTCACGCGTCTCCCTGACCTGCAACTCGGCGCGGACCCGGCCGAGTTGAGGTGGCGGGGTGGGCTCATCATGCGAGGACTGCGTACCCTGCCCGTCGAGTTCACGCCGGTTCGCGGAACCGGGCGCGCGGCGCCGGAGGGGTCGTAG
- a CDS encoding transglycosylase family protein translates to MAGSAIAIPLLGATGASAASGTTWDRVAECESGGSWSADPGNGFYGGLQLTQADWEKYGGLAYATSADQASRSQQIAVGEKILADQGAGAWEACALLSGLGKDTGSAGVDTGVAEGDTSESTAGSGLGLGLGLGSGSDSSSSSSASESPTPSASPSTGSPASPGASDSSPSPTPSAGATTGSADPTDPAGSVTSPSPSSSSPGAGDVKEGDSSPTDSVVGGERGNSGQSAAKGVDATEGEASVGTGRHRGKAEGSYAGGIGGVLWGVTDSLDLAGGQSADPAGTESFLDADSGLILPGQTLAVGSEPGQN, encoded by the coding sequence GTGGCAGGCTCCGCCATCGCGATTCCGCTGCTCGGCGCGACCGGGGCCAGTGCGGCCAGCGGTACCACCTGGGACCGGGTCGCGGAGTGCGAGAGCGGCGGTTCCTGGAGTGCCGACCCCGGCAACGGGTTCTACGGCGGGCTCCAGTTGACCCAGGCGGACTGGGAGAAGTACGGCGGCCTCGCGTATGCCACGAGCGCCGACCAGGCCAGCCGCTCGCAGCAGATCGCCGTCGGCGAGAAGATCCTCGCCGACCAGGGCGCGGGGGCCTGGGAGGCCTGTGCGCTGCTGTCCGGGCTCGGCAAGGACACCGGATCGGCCGGTGTCGACACCGGTGTGGCCGAGGGTGACACCTCGGAATCGACCGCGGGTTCGGGCTTGGGTCTGGGTCTGGGCCTGGGGTCGGGGTCGGACTCCTCTTCCTCCTCCTCGGCTTCGGAGTCGCCCACGCCCTCGGCATCTCCCTCCACCGGCTCCCCGGCCTCGCCCGGGGCCTCCGACTCGTCGCCGTCCCCCACGCCGTCCGCCGGGGCGACGACGGGCTCTGCCGACCCCACCGACCCCGCCGGGTCGGTCACCTCGCCGTCCCCTTCCTCCTCGTCGCCCGGTGCGGGTGACGTGAAGGAGGGCGACAGTTCACCCACAGATTCCGTAGTAGGTGGAGAGCGGGGCAACTCCGGGCAGAGTGCGGCAAAAGGGGTCGATGCGACCGAAGGTGAGGCCTCCGTCGGTACCGGCCGGCACCGCGGCAAGGCCGAGGGCTCGTACGCCGGCGGCATCGGGGGTGTCCTCTGGGGTGTCACCGACTCCCTCGACCTCGCCGGCGGGCAGTCCGCGGATCCCGCCGGGACCGAGTCCTTCCTTGACGCGGACTCGGGCCTCATCCTTCCCGGTCAGACCCTTGCGGTAGGTAGCGAACCCGGGCAAAACTAA
- a CDS encoding transglycosylase family protein, which translates to MLFTGKGKHRRPSKATRVVAIAGVTGAAVAAPLLAAGSASAATSAEWDTVAQCESGGNWSINTGNGYYGGLQFSASTWAAYGGSAYASTADQASKSQQITIAEKVLAGQGKGAWPVCGVGLSNASYGGGSSDSSSSGSSSSGNSSSSSGSGETSTRSTDNQQASRSQERPAAKKTVTTPTGKKVKKGDGEYKVVKGDSLSAIAEAHDVKGGWQKLFQLNKDIIDDADFIFPGQQLHLS; encoded by the coding sequence ATGCTGTTTACCGGTAAGGGCAAGCACCGCCGTCCGTCCAAGGCCACCCGGGTCGTCGCCATCGCCGGTGTCACCGGCGCCGCGGTCGCCGCTCCGCTTCTGGCGGCCGGCTCCGCCTCTGCCGCCACTTCCGCCGAGTGGGACACGGTCGCCCAGTGCGAGTCCGGCGGCAACTGGTCCATCAACACCGGCAACGGCTACTACGGCGGCCTCCAGTTCTCCGCCTCGACCTGGGCCGCGTACGGCGGCTCGGCGTACGCCTCCACCGCCGACCAGGCCTCCAAGTCCCAGCAGATCACCATCGCCGAGAAGGTCCTCGCGGGCCAGGGCAAGGGTGCCTGGCCGGTCTGCGGTGTGGGCCTGTCCAACGCCTCCTACGGCGGCGGCTCCAGCGACAGCTCGTCCAGCGGTTCCAGCAGCTCGGGCAACTCCAGCAGCTCCAGCGGCTCCGGCGAGACCTCCACCCGCTCCACCGACAACCAGCAGGCCTCCCGTTCGCAGGAGCGGCCGGCCGCGAAGAAGACCGTCACCACCCCGACCGGCAAGAAGGTCAAGAAGGGCGACGGCGAGTACAAGGTCGTCAAGGGCGACAGCCTGAGCGCCATCGCCGAGGCGCACGACGTCAAGGGCGGCTGGCAGAAGCTCTTCCAGCTGAACAAGGACATCATCGACGACGCCGACTTCATCTTCCCGGGCCAGCAGCTGCACCTCAGCTGA
- the eno gene encoding phosphopyruvate hydratase, with the protein MLVPSIDVVVAREILDSRGNPTVEVEVGLDDGSTGRAAVPSGASTGAFEAIELRDGDPNRYLGKGVEKAVLAVIEQIGPELVGYDATEQRLIDQAMFDLDATDNKGSLGANAILGVSLAVAHAASEASDLPLFRYLGGPNAHLLPVPMMNILNGGSHADSNVDIQEFMIAPIGAESFSEALRWGAEIYHTLKKVLKTKGLSTGLGDEGGFAPNLESNRAALDLIIEAIKQAGYVPGEQIGLALDVAASEFYKDGKYEFEGKSRTAAEMTEYYEELVSAYPLISIEDPLYEDDWAGWKTITDKLGDKVQIVGDDLFVTNPERLARGIEEGSANALLVKVNQIGSLTETLDAVELAQRNGFKCMMSHRSGETEDVTIADLAVAVNCGQIKTGAPARSDRVAKYNQLLRIEEILDDAAVYAGRSAFPRFKG; encoded by the coding sequence ATGCTCGTGCCGTCCATCGACGTCGTCGTAGCCCGGGAAATCCTCGACTCGCGAGGCAACCCCACCGTCGAGGTCGAGGTCGGCCTCGATGACGGCAGCACCGGTCGTGCCGCCGTCCCGTCCGGCGCCTCCACCGGAGCCTTCGAGGCCATCGAACTGCGCGACGGTGACCCCAACCGCTACCTCGGCAAGGGTGTCGAGAAGGCCGTCCTCGCCGTCATCGAGCAGATCGGCCCGGAGCTCGTCGGCTACGACGCCACCGAGCAGCGCCTGATCGACCAGGCCATGTTCGACCTGGACGCCACCGACAACAAGGGCTCCCTCGGCGCCAACGCCATCCTCGGCGTCTCCCTCGCCGTCGCCCACGCCGCCTCCGAGGCCAGCGACCTGCCCCTCTTCCGCTACCTCGGCGGCCCGAACGCGCACCTGCTGCCCGTTCCGATGATGAACATCCTCAACGGTGGCTCCCACGCGGACTCCAACGTCGACATCCAGGAGTTCATGATCGCCCCGATCGGCGCGGAGTCCTTCTCCGAGGCGCTGCGCTGGGGCGCGGAGATCTACCACACCCTCAAGAAGGTGCTGAAGACCAAGGGCCTGTCCACCGGTCTCGGCGACGAGGGCGGCTTCGCCCCGAACCTGGAGTCCAACCGCGCCGCCCTCGACCTCATCATCGAGGCCATCAAGCAGGCCGGTTACGTCCCCGGTGAGCAGATCGGGCTCGCGCTCGACGTCGCCGCGTCCGAGTTCTACAAGGACGGCAAGTACGAGTTCGAGGGCAAGTCCCGCACGGCCGCCGAGATGACCGAGTACTACGAGGAGCTCGTCTCCGCGTACCCGCTCATCTCCATCGAGGACCCGCTGTACGAGGACGACTGGGCCGGCTGGAAGACCATCACCGACAAGCTGGGCGACAAGGTCCAGATCGTCGGCGACGACCTCTTCGTCACCAACCCGGAGCGCCTCGCCCGTGGCATCGAGGAGGGCTCGGCCAACGCCCTGCTCGTCAAGGTCAACCAGATCGGCTCGCTGACCGAGACCCTGGACGCCGTCGAGCTGGCCCAGCGCAACGGCTTCAAGTGCATGATGTCCCACCGCTCCGGCGAGACCGAGGACGTCACCATCGCCGACCTCGCCGTCGCCGTGAACTGCGGCCAGATCAAGACCGGCGCCCCGGCCCGCTCGGACCGCGTCGCCAAGTACAACCAGCTGCTGCGCATCGAGGAGATCCTCGACGACGCCGCTGTGTACGCCGGTCGCAGCGCCTTCCCGCGCTTCAAGGGCTGA